One Echinicola strongylocentroti DNA window includes the following coding sequences:
- a CDS encoding glycosyltransferase WbsX family protein — translation MTNQVKPIAIYLPQFHTIPENDEWWGKGFTEWTNVRKTTPRFKGHYQPHVPLNDDYYCLDDIEVMRRQAIIAKEHGIYGFCFYHYWFNGKLLLEKPLHQWLENKDIDFPFCLSWANENWTRRWDGKDKELLIGQKYSLDDDRKHIQYLMRFFKDERYIKIDNKPMLLMYRTESHPYIKEATRLWKEEAKKAGFDGLYLIRTESFEKNIDPTIYGFDSAMEFAPDNTMNSKKIFKQNLPKYLLFKLLHNLNLRNDPIYENGIYSYPGLRDNMIQRPIPKYTYYRCACPSWDNSARRKKLAFIFKNSSPEEFRIWIKRVKAYTEEMLPAHKQFFFINAWNEWAEGCHLEPDTKWGYGNLNVIKEEVLNP, via the coding sequence ATGACAAATCAAGTTAAACCAATAGCAATTTACCTCCCACAATTTCACACCATTCCTGAAAACGACGAATGGTGGGGAAAGGGGTTTACAGAATGGACAAATGTACGAAAAACCACTCCTCGGTTTAAAGGACACTACCAGCCACACGTCCCCTTAAATGACGACTATTATTGTCTGGATGATATAGAGGTAATGAGAAGGCAGGCGATTATAGCAAAAGAGCATGGAATTTACGGCTTTTGTTTTTACCATTATTGGTTTAACGGAAAATTACTTTTGGAAAAGCCTTTGCACCAATGGTTAGAAAATAAAGATATTGACTTCCCTTTTTGTCTTTCGTGGGCCAATGAAAATTGGACCAGAAGGTGGGACGGCAAGGATAAAGAACTCCTTATTGGTCAAAAATATAGTTTAGATGATGACAGAAAGCATATTCAGTATTTAATGCGCTTTTTCAAGGATGAACGCTATATAAAGATTGATAACAAACCCATGCTCCTAATGTACCGTACTGAATCCCATCCATATATAAAAGAAGCCACTAGATTATGGAAAGAGGAGGCGAAGAAAGCTGGATTTGATGGTCTATATTTGATTAGGACTGAAAGCTTTGAAAAGAATATTGATCCAACTATTTATGGCTTTGACTCGGCAATGGAGTTTGCACCAGATAATACCATGAATTCAAAAAAAATATTTAAGCAGAACCTACCTAAATACTTGTTATTCAAGCTTCTGCACAACCTTAATCTACGCAATGACCCCATATATGAAAATGGTATTTACAGTTATCCGGGACTAAGGGATAATATGATTCAAAGACCTATTCCAAAGTACACCTATTATAGATGCGCATGTCCTTCGTGGGACAATTCGGCCAGAAGAAAGAAACTTGCCTTCATTTTTAAAAACTCATCTCCTGAGGAGTTCAGAATATGGATAAAAAGAGTTAAGGCATATACCGAAGAAATGCTACCTGCTCACAAGCAATTCTTCTTTATAAATGCCTGGAATGAATGGGCTGAGGGCTGTCACCTAGAACCTGATACGAAATGGGGTTATGGGAATTTAAATGTTATCAAAGAAGAAGTATTGAATCCATGA
- a CDS encoding glycosyltransferase — protein MKIVVIAGLKPSQVIYKLKPLAKVDMVDEIFLIRKENGPQFDKLKYIILPKLLRIRPFYLMLSPFFMFSKIRKIKPDLILSYNFKPHGFFSYLLSKVTSTPFIFSEIDNLTQDYMKIWPVGNVISSAMHEAKHLNVPGNNTKNYWLEQGIPEEKISILHSTINTKEDFLPSPRTPKEFDFIYIGVLEERKNVNLIIEALGMLKKKGLKPRFLVVGKGPMMEALQAQVKQLELEDQVHFAGHSPHVVKFIHQSRFFILTSKVEGIPCAMMESMACGLPALGTDVADISDIVNKETGFLIEKPESTLISNAIENAMTLTDDEYQKLSQSARDLIVNYHSHEYATLSWNNLLKTSIKEPIYEKV, from the coding sequence ATGAAGATTGTCGTTATAGCAGGCCTGAAGCCCAGTCAAGTAATTTATAAGTTGAAGCCATTGGCCAAGGTGGATATGGTGGATGAGATATTTTTGATCAGAAAAGAAAACGGGCCTCAATTTGATAAATTAAAGTATATCATCTTACCAAAACTACTAAGGATCAGACCTTTTTACCTGATGCTTTCGCCGTTTTTTATGTTTTCAAAGATCCGAAAGATCAAGCCTGACCTTATCCTTAGCTATAACTTCAAACCGCACGGTTTCTTCTCTTACCTCTTATCAAAAGTTACCTCTACACCATTTATATTTAGCGAGATCGATAACCTCACCCAGGATTATATGAAAATATGGCCTGTAGGCAATGTCATCTCCAGTGCCATGCATGAGGCCAAACACCTCAATGTACCTGGCAACAACACCAAAAATTATTGGCTGGAACAGGGTATTCCTGAAGAAAAAATCTCTATCCTGCACAGTACGATCAATACAAAAGAGGACTTTCTGCCCTCTCCGAGGACACCCAAGGAATTTGATTTTATCTATATCGGTGTGCTTGAAGAAAGAAAGAATGTCAACTTGATCATTGAAGCACTGGGCATGTTAAAGAAAAAAGGCCTGAAGCCGCGTTTTCTCGTGGTAGGCAAAGGCCCCATGATGGAAGCCCTCCAAGCTCAAGTAAAACAGCTGGAACTGGAAGATCAAGTTCACTTCGCAGGGCACAGCCCACACGTGGTGAAATTCATCCATCAGTCAAGGTTCTTTATCCTTACCTCTAAGGTAGAAGGCATCCCTTGCGCCATGATGGAATCCATGGCTTGTGGTCTTCCAGCACTTGGTACGGATGTTGCAGACATCTCGGATATTGTCAATAAAGAAACAGGCTTTTTAATCGAAAAACCTGAATCAACTCTCATCAGCAACGCCATCGAAAATGCGATGACCCTCACTGATGATGAATACCAAAAGCTGTCCCAGTCTGCTAGGGACCTTATTGTAAACTACCACTCTCATGAATACGCTACTCTCTCCTGGAACAATTTGTTGAAAACGTCCATCAAAGAGCCTATTTATGAAAAAGTTTAA
- a CDS encoding WecB/TagA/CpsF family glycosyltransferase has product MKKFNKVDILGVQVADVSFEDTIDYIVDAVKNKEKTSIFTPNINLLIAAHKDQQYKDVLNTSGLLVPDGKPLVWTSKWLKQPLTEKVSGSSLFFKLCEVSAQKNMRVFLLGAAPGVGDIAKQKLEKQYPGLTISGTYSPPFGFENDPDELDKIVKLLQKSTSDVLVVGLGAPKQERFISKYLKAYDIPVSLGLGSSIDYAAGVQKMAPEWIKKTGFGWLYRLLDQPARLGKRYLSEGPLYFMLVMKQITEAKKTKAIRMN; this is encoded by the coding sequence ATGAAAAAGTTTAACAAAGTCGACATCCTTGGAGTCCAAGTGGCCGACGTTTCTTTCGAAGATACCATTGACTACATCGTAGATGCGGTCAAAAACAAAGAGAAAACTTCCATCTTCACGCCAAACATCAACCTGTTGATCGCGGCGCACAAAGACCAACAATACAAAGATGTGCTCAACACATCTGGTCTGCTTGTGCCTGATGGGAAACCCCTCGTCTGGACATCCAAATGGCTGAAACAGCCCCTCACAGAAAAAGTAAGTGGTTCGTCGCTTTTCTTCAAACTGTGTGAAGTGTCCGCACAAAAAAACATGCGGGTATTTCTCCTCGGTGCTGCACCTGGCGTAGGGGACATTGCCAAGCAAAAACTGGAAAAGCAGTATCCTGGCCTGACCATCAGCGGAACGTATAGCCCGCCTTTTGGATTTGAAAATGATCCTGATGAACTAGATAAAATAGTGAAATTATTGCAGAAAAGTACTTCTGATGTACTCGTCGTGGGATTGGGAGCACCAAAACAGGAGCGGTTTATCAGCAAGTACCTGAAGGCCTATGACATCCCTGTTAGTCTTGGACTGGGTTCGTCTATTGATTACGCGGCAGGGGTACAAAAAATGGCACCAGAGTGGATCAAAAAGACTGGCTTTGGCTGGCTCTACCGTCTCTTGGACCAACCTGCACGACTGGGAAAAAGATACCTTTCTGAAGGCCCGCTGTATTTTATGCTTGTCATGAAACAAATTACCGAAGCTAAAAAAACAAAAGCGATAAGGATGAATTAG
- a CDS encoding glycosyltransferase family 2 protein, which produces MKNTPLVSIALCTYNGSEYLSIQLESILNQTYSNLEIIIVDDQSTDSTYELLSSYQEKYSTKIKLYQNPSNLGFIKNFERAISLCQGSLIALSDQDDIWDKNKIAIQVNEIKNNILVYHDSLMVNEIGEPLKDSISNMKNMYSGGSPLPFLFNNCVSGHSILMKKDLIHDIIPFPKEIFYDWWIAFRATQVGTISYIDKKLVHYRQHEGTITSPTLTTKSDEYISSSNISILKVLGSSKNRKKSMLIKTIHDLVENKKNQLLHFKLFKLLLVNRKEIFFISKKSSASKLNRIFKNIWSKKLHI; this is translated from the coding sequence ATGAAAAACACCCCACTTGTTTCAATAGCACTATGTACCTATAATGGCTCCGAATACTTATCCATTCAACTGGAAAGCATTCTAAATCAAACTTATTCTAATTTAGAAATAATTATTGTGGACGATCAATCAACAGACTCCACGTATGAACTACTTAGCTCTTACCAAGAAAAGTATTCAACTAAAATTAAACTATATCAAAACCCTTCGAACCTTGGTTTTATTAAAAATTTTGAGCGGGCCATTTCTCTGTGCCAAGGAAGCCTAATCGCTCTATCCGATCAAGATGACATTTGGGATAAAAACAAAATAGCAATTCAGGTTAATGAAATAAAAAACAATATCTTGGTCTATCACGACTCTCTAATGGTTAATGAAATAGGTGAACCTCTCAAGGATAGTATCAGTAACATGAAAAATATGTACTCTGGGGGAAGCCCACTACCTTTTCTTTTTAATAATTGTGTTTCAGGACACTCCATATTAATGAAAAAAGACTTAATCCATGACATCATACCTTTTCCCAAAGAAATTTTTTACGATTGGTGGATAGCCTTCAGAGCTACTCAAGTAGGTACTATATCTTATATAGATAAAAAATTAGTGCATTACAGACAACACGAGGGGACGATTACTTCTCCCACCCTCACTACAAAATCCGATGAATACATCTCCTCATCTAACATATCCATATTAAAAGTACTAGGCTCTTCAAAAAATCGTAAAAAATCTATGCTTATAAAAACAATTCATGACTTAGTTGAAAATAAAAAAAATCAACTTTTACACTTTAAATTGTTTAAACTTTTACTAGTCAATAGAAAAGAAATTTTCTTTATAAGTAAGAAAAGTAGTGCAAGTAAATTAAATAGAATTTTCAAAAATATTTGGAGCAAAAAACTACATATCTAG
- a CDS encoding glycosyltransferase, which translates to MISIIICSANKAYLEAIKQDIAKTIGCEHEILAYKNSNGEKGICEIYNQGVADAKYEILCFMHEDIAYKTQDWGQIVLRIFRENPSLGLLGVAGGDYKSLAPSSWFSFAGSEGFKGKYYINLLQGFKFENRDTLQEYRNPYNERLSKVACLDGVWLCSTKEIFSKVQFDDSMLKGFHGYDLDLSMAVNYLGKDVAVTYEILLHHFSEGKYDKGWYSDIINLHKKWAFTLPISYAKVSTREIFTLEKRMFRQFIYECLRNGYSKNEMLELICYSKRSKKMSWKLFLKIAFSIVVYSGKK; encoded by the coding sequence ATGATTTCCATTATTATCTGCTCTGCGAATAAAGCTTACCTAGAAGCTATTAAACAAGACATAGCTAAAACAATTGGGTGTGAACACGAAATTTTGGCTTACAAAAACTCAAATGGAGAAAAAGGCATTTGTGAAATTTATAACCAGGGAGTTGCGGATGCCAAGTATGAAATCCTATGTTTCATGCATGAGGATATAGCATATAAAACCCAAGATTGGGGGCAAATAGTTTTAAGGATTTTTCGTGAGAATCCTTCTCTAGGGTTACTGGGAGTAGCGGGAGGTGATTATAAGTCTCTAGCTCCTTCAAGTTGGTTTAGCTTTGCAGGATCAGAAGGATTTAAAGGAAAATATTACATAAATCTTCTTCAGGGCTTTAAATTTGAAAATCGTGATACTCTGCAGGAATATAGAAACCCTTACAATGAAAGACTATCAAAGGTTGCATGTTTGGATGGTGTTTGGTTATGTTCCACCAAGGAAATTTTTAGCAAAGTACAATTTGATGACTCCATGTTAAAAGGGTTTCATGGGTATGACTTGGACTTATCAATGGCTGTAAATTACCTTGGTAAGGATGTGGCAGTTACTTATGAAATACTCTTACACCATTTTTCCGAGGGGAAATATGATAAAGGGTGGTATTCGGATATTATCAATCTCCATAAAAAGTGGGCGTTTACGTTGCCCATTAGCTATGCTAAGGTATCTACTAGGGAAATATTTACATTAGAGAAGAGAATGTTTCGCCAATTTATTTACGAATGTCTTAGGAATGGTTATAGCAAAAATGAAATGTTAGAACTAATTTGTTATTCAAAAAGATCAAAAAAAATGTCTTGGAAATTGTTCCTAAAAATTGCCTTTTCTATTGTTGTGTATTCAGGAAAAAAATGA
- a CDS encoding ABC transporter ATP-binding protein, producing the protein MKTYLRLLAFAKPIEKFAIPYLIFTLLGVIFNTLNLALLAPLLSTLFNTNGDAAVVKPESWTDVFGYLNFYANEVKMEYGGLGALQLVCAVIIASVMLGNLFRYFSQLVMENLRIHTLLNLRKRVFDNVMNLHVGYFSNQRKGDIISKISSDVQVVQFSVTGTLQVIFKEPLQLLAYIFMLFAISYKLTVFSLLVIPVSAFVIAQIVKRLKAQASQAQHLYGVMISYLDEALSGIKIIKAFNATEMIKDKFHDENVKYSSLGKKMAKRQQLSSPVSEFLGVAMVSGIVLYGGSLIINNESELSASDFIAYIALFSQVMRPAKALTNAFSSIHSGLAAGERVLDLIDEKPAITDQKGAVAIEDFHDKIEIQDLSFSYPGRPVLKDINLTIPKGKMVALVGPSGGGKSTMMDLIPRFIEPDKGQVLIDGTDIAHITMDSLRSMMGMVNQESILFNDTIFNNIAFGTPNATAEEVEAAARIANAHEFIMQSEEGYQSNMGDRGLKLSGGQKQRICIARAVLKNPPIMLLDEATSALDTESEKLVQDALNKLMKNRTSLVIAHRLSTIQNADIIVVLEEGRIIEQGNHQQLIAQEGLYSKLVNMQQFSEIEE; encoded by the coding sequence GTGAAAACCTATTTAAGATTATTGGCGTTTGCCAAACCGATTGAGAAGTTTGCCATTCCCTACTTGATTTTCACCTTGTTGGGAGTGATTTTCAATACGCTGAACTTGGCCTTGCTGGCCCCTTTGTTGAGCACACTCTTCAACACCAACGGTGATGCCGCGGTGGTGAAGCCTGAAAGCTGGACGGATGTCTTTGGCTACCTGAACTTCTATGCCAATGAAGTGAAAATGGAATATGGCGGGCTGGGCGCACTGCAGCTGGTCTGTGCCGTCATCATCGCCTCGGTGATGCTGGGCAACCTGTTCAGGTATTTCAGTCAGTTGGTGATGGAAAACCTCCGGATCCACACCTTGCTCAACCTCCGCAAAAGGGTCTTTGACAATGTAATGAACCTACACGTGGGCTATTTCAGCAATCAGCGAAAAGGAGATATCATTTCCAAGATTTCCTCTGATGTGCAGGTGGTGCAGTTTTCGGTAACCGGCACCTTGCAGGTGATCTTTAAAGAGCCGCTACAATTGCTGGCGTATATATTTATGCTCTTTGCCATTTCTTATAAGCTGACCGTTTTCTCACTGCTGGTGATTCCCGTTTCGGCTTTTGTCATCGCACAGATCGTCAAGCGACTAAAAGCACAAGCCAGCCAAGCGCAGCACCTGTATGGGGTGATGATCAGTTACCTGGATGAAGCGCTTTCGGGCATCAAGATCATCAAGGCATTTAACGCCACCGAAATGATCAAGGACAAATTCCATGATGAGAATGTCAAGTATTCTTCGCTGGGCAAAAAAATGGCCAAAAGGCAGCAATTGAGTTCTCCGGTGTCTGAATTTCTTGGCGTGGCCATGGTTTCGGGGATTGTGCTGTACGGAGGTTCCTTGATCATCAATAACGAATCCGAACTCAGTGCCTCCGATTTTATCGCCTATATCGCCCTCTTCAGCCAAGTGATGCGGCCTGCCAAAGCCCTCACCAACGCCTTCAGCTCCATCCATTCAGGCCTTGCTGCCGGAGAAAGGGTACTGGACCTGATCGACGAAAAGCCTGCGATTACCGACCAAAAAGGCGCTGTCGCTATCGAGGACTTCCACGATAAAATCGAAATCCAAGACCTGTCCTTCTCCTATCCTGGCAGACCTGTACTAAAGGACATCAACCTGACCATCCCGAAAGGAAAAATGGTAGCACTCGTGGGCCCATCCGGAGGAGGAAAATCCACGATGATGGATCTCATTCCACGCTTTATCGAGCCGGACAAAGGCCAAGTGCTGATCGATGGCACAGACATCGCGCACATCACGATGGATTCCCTACGCAGTATGATGGGCATGGTCAACCAAGAGTCCATCCTCTTTAACGACACCATCTTTAACAACATCGCTTTCGGAACGCCCAATGCTACCGCCGAGGAAGTGGAAGCAGCTGCCAGAATCGCCAATGCGCACGAATTCATCATGCAAAGTGAGGAAGGCTACCAATCCAACATGGGCGATAGAGGGCTGAAGCTCTCAGGAGGGCAAAAGCAACGCATCTGCATCGCCCGTGCGGTACTGAAAAACCCGCCGATCATGCTCTTGGACGAGGCTACTTCAGCCCTGGACACGGAGTCCGAAAAACTGGTACAGGATGCCCTGAACAAACTGATGAAAAACCGTACGTCCCTGGTGATCGCCCACCGGCTGAGCACCATCCAAAATGCGGACATCATCGTCGTGCTAGAAGAAGGCCGCATCATCGAACAAGGCAACCACCAGCAGCTGATAGCCCAAGAAGGCCTCTACAGCAAATTAGTGAATATGCAACAGTTTAGTGAAATAGAAGAATAA
- a CDS encoding glycosyltransferase family 2 protein, producing the protein MTNSTKKVSIIIPTYNYGHYIGETIENLKNQSYSVWEAIIVDDGSTDNTEKIVKKSTVGDHRFIYIKIKNKGNAGARNIGLDNASGHFIQFLDADDLLSKDKLHSQLSFQNSLSKSSISYTESYYFNHNDQSKFFPDFFMKGEKWMPNYNNFAYELLDKVLVSNFAVISSPLIPRCFIEKHCIRFNERLNSKVDWLFWIRCLLSGASLHCYIDPKAYALVRRHHQSITINKTTLKYGEVTFRSVLNKTLLDSNISGNLKAKLLKLNSHLKKQLLLNIISDTKIHDYSELRECLSQLGLWTFLNYKLKLLNIRRKSFFS; encoded by the coding sequence ATGACAAACTCTACGAAAAAAGTATCCATTATTATCCCGACTTATAACTACGGCCACTATATAGGCGAAACTATAGAAAACCTTAAAAACCAATCTTATTCCGTATGGGAAGCAATAATAGTCGACGATGGATCCACAGACAATACAGAAAAAATAGTAAAAAAATCTACAGTTGGAGATCATCGATTTATATATATAAAGATTAAAAACAAAGGAAATGCTGGAGCTCGAAATATAGGATTAGATAACGCTTCTGGCCATTTTATCCAATTTTTGGATGCAGATGATCTACTTAGTAAGGACAAATTACACTCTCAACTTTCTTTTCAAAATAGCCTTTCCAAAAGTTCTATTTCATACACAGAAAGTTACTACTTTAACCATAATGACCAATCTAAATTTTTTCCTGATTTTTTCATGAAGGGTGAGAAATGGATGCCAAATTATAATAACTTCGCTTACGAGCTATTAGATAAAGTACTTGTCAGCAACTTTGCTGTAATAAGTAGTCCTCTTATTCCCAGATGCTTTATTGAAAAGCACTGCATCAGGTTTAATGAACGCCTAAACAGTAAAGTGGATTGGCTTTTTTGGATAAGGTGCCTTCTGTCTGGTGCCAGTTTACATTGCTACATCGACCCTAAAGCGTACGCCCTAGTTCGTAGACACCATCAAAGTATCACTATTAACAAAACAACTTTAAAATATGGAGAAGTTACTTTTAGAAGTGTTTTAAATAAAACACTTCTCGACTCGAATATATCAGGTAATTTAAAAGCAAAATTGTTGAAATTAAACTCACACCTAAAAAAACAATTACTTTTAAATATCATTTCAGATACAAAAATTCATGATTATTCTGAACTAAGGGAATGTCTTTCCCAACTAGGTCTATGGACTTTTTTAAATTATAAATTGAAGCTGCTCAATATTAGAAGAAAATCATTTTTTTCCTGA
- a CDS encoding thiol-activated cytolysin family protein, with protein MRKFLTIGFLAVGMYSCQEEEAIRPVISEDSTEKETVWESQTKSTSYTAFPFLKRDSYMQYPGALITLESVMTQDFNYVFNYTYNEVDVVSSLEGADPASKTLIPSYASFADFENASLYLNPNPSVSVREDTVYHEQWVKPIYSMDHLYTALGGNAHILNAEVAGEIAYGKKDGKSRGMVYMEAIFYSYDLEIPAGSSLIEESADDGAFEEGTPVYVSKINMGRMAVVFFESASPYEEVEAALTTLIDGEGITEEQLELLENTKYIVSVSRGWNGLEIPVSIEGTNDFGHLERMLEAEGEDQVYGEGKYGAIISYELRHIDTNELAEVTFMAEYEVPKVVE; from the coding sequence ATGCGAAAATTTTTAACCATTGGCTTTTTGGCTGTAGGAATGTATTCTTGTCAGGAAGAAGAGGCCATTCGCCCAGTTATATCTGAGGATAGTACAGAAAAGGAGACTGTTTGGGAGTCACAGACCAAGTCTACCAGTTATACCGCGTTTCCATTTTTGAAAAGAGATAGTTATATGCAGTATCCGGGGGCATTGATTACCTTGGAGAGTGTGATGACTCAGGATTTCAATTATGTATTTAACTATACCTATAATGAAGTGGATGTAGTTTCCAGTTTAGAAGGAGCGGATCCTGCATCCAAAACATTAATTCCGAGTTATGCTAGTTTTGCTGATTTTGAGAATGCTTCCCTATATTTGAATCCCAATCCCTCGGTTTCAGTCAGGGAAGACACCGTTTATCATGAGCAGTGGGTCAAGCCGATTTATTCAATGGATCATCTGTATACAGCGTTGGGCGGCAATGCGCATATTTTAAATGCCGAAGTAGCGGGTGAAATAGCCTATGGAAAGAAGGATGGTAAGAGTAGAGGAATGGTCTATATGGAAGCTATTTTTTATTCCTATGATTTAGAGATTCCAGCGGGTTCTTCCCTCATCGAGGAGTCTGCTGATGATGGAGCATTTGAGGAGGGGACACCAGTCTATGTATCCAAGATAAACATGGGAAGGATGGCCGTTGTCTTTTTTGAGTCTGCCAGTCCTTATGAGGAGGTGGAAGCAGCCTTAACGACATTGATAGATGGTGAAGGGATTACTGAAGAGCAACTGGAGCTGTTGGAGAACACGAAGTATATTGTCAGTGTTTCCAGGGGATGGAACGGTCTCGAAATCCCGGTGTCCATTGAAGGAACAAATGATTTCGGTCACCTCGAGCGGATGCTGGAAGCAGAAGGAGAAGACCAGGTTTATGGAGAGGGAAAATACGGGGCAATCATCAGCTACGAATTACGGCATATCGATACCAACGAATTAGCAGAGGTTACTTTTATGGCAGAGTATGAAGTACCGAAGGTGGTGGAGTGA